GGCCCCCGGCGCAAAAAAACCGCCGCAAATTAGCAGGGACATTTGCGGCGGAACGCGGTTTTGGCAGAACGCAAATTACTTCTTTATCACCCAGATATTGCGGTAGGCCACGGGGTTGCCGTGATCCTGCATCATGAGCGGACCGCGGCCGGGGGCTTCTTGGCCGACGCCGCCAGGAGTGACATTTTTGAATTCCACATTGTCGTGAATCACCACGCCATTGTGTTTGACCGTCACTTTGGCATTGGCGGTCTTTTTACCAGCGGCGTCAAACTTGGCACCAGTAAAATCGATATCATACGTTTGCCAAACCAGCGGCGGCAAACACATATTCACAAGGGGCTGCGCGACCTGGTAAAACCCGCCGCATTCGTTGTTTTCACCGGACAGGCCAAAGGAGTCCAGCACCTGCAGTTCGTAGCGATTTTGCAAGTAGACGCCGCTATTGCCCCGTCCCTGGCCGCTAGCCGTCGGCATAAACGGTGTGCGAAATTCCAGGTGCAGGGTAAAATCCCCCAACTCTTGATCGCAGACCAAATTACCGCCTGGATGGCTGGCTAGGAGACCGTCTTCGGTCACGCTTCCGCCCTGCCAATGTTTTTTATCGTCTTTGCCGCCATAGAGCACGATCGCTCCCTCGGGCGGTTTAGCGCCGAGCGTGGGGCTAGCGCGATCGACCTTGGCCAGGGAGATGGGCTGCGGTTGATCGGGAATGGTCAATTTTGCCGCTGTTCCTCCTGGGGCAACCTCCACCCGGGACAGTTTTCCCGTCAGTTGCAGCGCGCCCTTTTCCACGGTTCCGGAGAGTTTTTCGCCCGGTTCGCTCTCGCGGGTCCAGCCCGCTCCGGGGAGTCCGCCGGTATACAGCACCGCGGTAAACTTGCCATTTCCCCCGGCGATCACTTGCAATCCTAACTCGACGGTTTTGCCGTTCTGAGCAACTTTACCTGTGTATTCTCCCTGATAGGCATAATCATCCCCCGCTTCTTTAGCGTCAGTAAAGAAATCCGCCGCTAAGACCATACCGCAGTAGCCCAGGCCCCAGGCCAGGATGGCTGTGGCGATTTGGATTTTACACATGCTTGACTCCCCCTCAAAAAAAGAAATGATCCTGAACTAACGCACTTCCCACGTTGCTGATTCTCCCCCCGCGCGGGTGGCGGCGGCCCGCCAGACCGGGACGTGGACCTCCTCAGTCACGAATCGCGCCGAACCATCCGCCAGGCCCAGATGCACGCCTCCGGGATGATGGCTGCGGGCCCCGCGCCAGCCATACACCGAAAATCGCTGCGATATGTCCCCCGCGATGCGGTTGGCGATACAGTCAAACCGGTCGGAATTTGGGGGGTAATAATGATTGTAGGCCGCGCAGCGATACTCACCGCTGGCCCAGGAAAAGCCGCGTAGGTTGGTAACGTTCCAGCGCACCGAGCTGTCGCAGGCGGACTCGGTCAAAGGGGCGGTAAAGACAAAGGCATAATCGCTTTGGGGACGGGCGAGCGCGGGATCGATCAGACTTTCCACGCTATCCCCCAACAGGCTTTCGCTAAAAGTCGCAGTTTTTCCCAGACCGTCCGTCACTTGCGCGGCGCGGACGCGGGAATTGACAAAAAACAGGCCGTCGGTTTGGAACGGGGTGCCACCGTCTTTTCCTGTGCCAAAGTTTACCGCGTAATTTGTGGGACCAAATGCCGCCGACACAGCCACGCCCCGGTCGCTGGGGCACAAAAATTCCGGCAAAAGTAATTTCACGCCCTCGAGGTTTTCCGGCGTCACCTGTAAATTCGACCCATACAACGGCACATCCAGGCGCAATGCTTTATACGCCGCGCTTTGTTCCAAATAGGGTGTTAACTGGGCGAGCGCCGACCAGCGGTAAAAAGAATGCGGGGTAAAGTTCGCTTGGGGATACTCGCGCGATTCAGCTCCTACGGGAAAAGCCTTGTTTGCGCCGCGGTAGTTCTC
This Pirellulales bacterium DNA region includes the following protein-coding sequences:
- a CDS encoding DUF1080 domain-containing protein; amino-acid sequence: MCKIQIATAILAWGLGYCGMVLAADFFTDAKEAGDDYAYQGEYTGKVAQNGKTVELGLQVIAGGNGKFTAVLYTGGLPGAGWTRESEPGEKLSGTVEKGALQLTGKLSRVEVAPGGTAAKLTIPDQPQPISLAKVDRASPTLGAKPPEGAIVLYGGKDDKKHWQGGSVTEDGLLASHPGGNLVCDQELGDFTLHLEFRTPFMPTASGQGRGNSGVYLQNRYELQVLDSFGLSGENNECGGFYQVAQPLVNMCLPPLVWQTYDIDFTGAKFDAAGKKTANAKVTVKHNGVVIHDNVEFKNVTPGGVGQEAPGRGPLMMQDHGNPVAYRNIWVIKK
- a CDS encoding DUF1559 domain-containing protein — encoded protein: MPRPKAGFTLVELLVVIAIIGVLVALLLPAIMSAREAARRNTCLNNLHQLNIALENYRGANKAFPVGAESREYPQANFTPHSFYRWSALAQLTPYLEQSAAYKALRLDVPLYGSNLQVTPENLEGVKLLLPEFLCPSDRGVAVSAAFGPTNYAVNFGTGKDGGTPFQTDGLFFVNSRVRAAQVTDGLGKTATFSESLLGDSVESLIDPALARPQSDYAFVFTAPLTESACDSSVRWNVTNLRGFSWASGEYRCAAYNHYYPPNSDRFDCIANRIAGDISQRFSVYGWRGARSHHPGGVHLGLADGSARFVTEEVHVPVWRAAATRAGGESATWEVR